One Streptomyces sp. NBC_00102 DNA segment encodes these proteins:
- a CDS encoding N-acetylmuramoyl-L-alanine amidase has protein sequence MSVPMTAAALLKALQDEGLTVVQVGDWRTHNRNRVGAWGPVNGVMIHHTATRGTARTVEICREGRGSLPGPLCHGVVAKDGRVHLVGHGRANHAGLGDHDVLRAVVAERRRLPRDHRNDTDGNRHFYGFECENLGDGEDPWPEVQLDAIERAAAAICRHHGWGAPSVIGHREWQPGKVDPVGFSMTTMRARVHERLT, from the coding sequence ATGTCCGTGCCCATGACCGCCGCCGCCCTCCTGAAGGCCCTCCAGGACGAGGGGCTCACCGTCGTCCAGGTCGGCGACTGGCGTACCCACAACCGGAACCGCGTGGGCGCCTGGGGCCCGGTGAACGGCGTGATGATCCACCACACCGCGACCCGGGGCACCGCCCGCACCGTCGAGATCTGCCGCGAGGGCCGCGGTTCGCTCCCGGGCCCGCTCTGCCACGGTGTCGTCGCCAAGGACGGCCGGGTCCACCTCGTGGGCCACGGCCGCGCCAACCACGCGGGGCTCGGCGACCACGACGTGCTGCGTGCCGTCGTCGCCGAGCGGCGCCGCCTTCCGCGCGACCACCGGAACGACACGGACGGGAACCGGCACTTCTACGGCTTCGAGTGCGAGAACCTCGGCGACGGCGAGGACCCCTGGCCCGAGGTCCAGCTCGACGCGATCGAACGCGCCGCCGCCGCGATCTGCCGCCACCACGGCTGGGGCGCCCCCTCCGTCATCGGCCACCGCGAATGGCAGCCGGGCAAGGTGGACCCGGTCGGCTTCTCCATGACCACGATGCGGGCACGCGTCCACGAGCGGCTGACGTGA
- a CDS encoding family 2B encapsulin nanocompartment shell protein → MSVGEEVRDTQGTPQQSLGTAAARNLATTTKSAPQMQEITSRWLLKMLPWVQVQGGTYRVNRRLSYSVGDGRVTFVQTGDRVAVIPAELGELPALRDYADEEALAELARRCEQREVAAGEVIAASGDPADRVHLLAHGRVEKIGTGPYGDETVLGVLADGSYFGDHSLVEGDARWEFTTRAATACTLLTLSRADVLNLAERVGTLRDHLAGLLAIPQQRTNKYGEAAIDLSAGHVGEAVVPHTFVDYDAAPREYELSVAQTVLKVHSRVADLYNQPMNQTEQQLRLTVEALRERQEHELINNREFGLLNNCDYGQRLQPHAGVPSPDDMDELLSRRRGSKLFLAHPRAIAAFGRECNRLGLVPESVDVGGQHVPAWRGVPIFPSNKIPITEARTTSIICMRTGESEQGVIGLQQTGIPDEIEPSLSVRFMGIDEQAIISYLVTAYYSAAVLVPDALGVLENVEVSRWR, encoded by the coding sequence ATGTCCGTTGGTGAAGAGGTTCGCGACACGCAGGGCACGCCGCAGCAGAGTCTCGGCACGGCCGCTGCGAGGAACCTCGCGACGACCACCAAGTCCGCGCCGCAGATGCAGGAAATCACCTCCCGGTGGCTCCTGAAGATGCTGCCGTGGGTGCAGGTACAGGGCGGTACGTACCGGGTGAACCGTCGGCTCAGCTACTCGGTCGGAGACGGCCGGGTGACCTTCGTGCAGACCGGTGACCGGGTCGCGGTCATCCCTGCCGAACTCGGCGAACTCCCCGCCCTCCGCGACTACGCGGACGAGGAGGCGCTCGCCGAACTGGCCCGTCGTTGCGAACAGCGCGAGGTGGCGGCGGGCGAGGTCATCGCCGCCTCGGGGGACCCGGCGGACCGCGTCCACCTGCTGGCCCACGGCCGGGTCGAGAAGATCGGCACGGGCCCCTACGGCGACGAGACGGTGCTCGGAGTCCTCGCGGACGGCTCCTACTTCGGCGACCACTCCCTGGTCGAGGGCGACGCGCGGTGGGAGTTCACCACCCGCGCGGCCACCGCCTGCACCCTGCTGACGCTGAGCCGCGCCGACGTGCTCAACCTCGCCGAGCGGGTCGGCACCCTCCGCGACCATCTCGCCGGGCTGCTCGCCATCCCGCAGCAGCGGACGAACAAGTACGGCGAGGCGGCCATCGACCTCTCCGCCGGCCACGTCGGCGAAGCCGTCGTCCCGCACACCTTCGTGGACTACGACGCGGCGCCCCGTGAATACGAACTCAGCGTCGCGCAGACCGTACTGAAGGTGCACAGCCGCGTCGCCGACCTGTACAACCAACCGATGAACCAGACCGAGCAGCAGTTGCGGCTCACGGTCGAGGCGCTCCGCGAGCGCCAGGAGCACGAGCTCATCAACAACCGGGAGTTCGGCCTCCTCAACAACTGCGACTACGGCCAGCGGCTCCAGCCGCACGCCGGGGTGCCCAGCCCCGACGACATGGACGAACTCCTCTCCCGGCGGCGCGGATCGAAGCTCTTCCTCGCCCATCCGCGCGCCATCGCCGCCTTCGGCCGCGAGTGCAACCGGCTCGGACTGGTCCCGGAGAGCGTGGACGTCGGCGGGCAGCACGTCCCGGCCTGGCGCGGGGTGCCGATCTTCCCGTCGAACAAGATCCCGATCACCGAGGCGCGCACCACCTCGATCATCTGCATGAGGACCGGCGAGTCCGAGCAGGGCGTCATCGGCCTCCAGCAGACCGGTATCCCGGACGAGATCGAGCCGAGCCTCTCCGTCCGCTTCATGGGCATCGACGAGCAGGCGATCATCTCCTACCTCGTCACGGCCTACTACTCCGCGGCCGTCCTCGTCCCCGACGCCCTCGGGGTCCTGGAGAACGTCGAGGTCAGCCGCTGGCGCTGA
- a CDS encoding NADP-dependent malic enzyme, whose amino-acid sequence MAAEIVNPLNRSTTGSRAGESNVADEPFDPAFALHRGGKMAVQATVPIRDKDDLSLAYTPGVAKVCSAIAENPELVHDYTWKSQVVAVVTDGTAVLGLGDIGPEASLPVMEGKAILFKQFGGVDAVPIALATTDADEIVETVVRLAPSFGGVNLEDISAPRCFEIERKLQERLDIPVFHDDQHGTAVVTLAALRNAAKLSGRTLGDLRGVISGAGAAGVAIAKFLLEAGIGDIAVADRKGIVSRDREDLTDVKRELAGLTNKAGLSGPLEAALDGADLFIGVSGGTVPEPAIASMAPGAYVFAMANPNPEVHPDIAHKYAAVVATGRSDYPNQINNVLAFPGIFAGALQVRASRITEGMKIAAANALADVVGDELAADYVIPSPFDERVAPAVTAAVAAAARAEGVARR is encoded by the coding sequence ATGGCAGCGGAGATCGTCAATCCTCTCAATCGCAGCACCACCGGCAGCCGGGCCGGAGAGTCGAACGTGGCCGACGAGCCCTTCGATCCGGCCTTCGCGCTCCACCGCGGCGGGAAGATGGCCGTGCAGGCCACCGTTCCGATCCGCGACAAGGACGACCTGTCCCTCGCCTACACGCCGGGCGTCGCCAAGGTGTGCAGCGCCATCGCGGAGAACCCGGAGCTCGTCCACGACTACACCTGGAAGTCGCAGGTCGTGGCCGTGGTCACGGACGGCACCGCGGTCCTCGGCCTCGGGGACATCGGCCCCGAGGCGTCCCTCCCGGTGATGGAGGGCAAGGCCATCCTGTTCAAGCAGTTCGGCGGGGTGGACGCGGTGCCGATCGCGCTCGCCACCACCGACGCGGACGAGATCGTGGAGACCGTCGTCCGGCTCGCGCCCTCCTTCGGCGGGGTCAACCTGGAGGACATCTCGGCGCCCCGCTGCTTCGAGATCGAGCGCAAGCTCCAGGAGCGGCTGGACATCCCGGTCTTCCACGACGACCAGCACGGCACCGCCGTGGTGACGCTGGCGGCGCTGCGCAACGCGGCGAAGCTGTCCGGCCGGACCCTGGGCGACCTGCGCGGGGTCATCTCGGGTGCGGGCGCGGCCGGTGTCGCCATCGCGAAGTTCCTGCTGGAGGCGGGCATCGGCGACATCGCCGTCGCCGACCGCAAGGGCATCGTCAGCCGGGACCGCGAGGACCTCACCGACGTCAAGCGGGAGCTGGCCGGTCTCACCAACAAGGCCGGGCTCTCGGGCCCGCTGGAGGCCGCGCTGGACGGCGCCGACCTCTTCATCGGCGTCTCCGGCGGTACGGTCCCCGAGCCGGCCATCGCCTCGATGGCTCCGGGCGCGTACGTCTTCGCCATGGCCAACCCGAACCCCGAGGTCCACCCGGACATCGCGCACAAGTACGCGGCGGTCGTGGCCACCGGACGCTCCGACTACCCGAACCAGATCAACAACGTGCTGGCCTTCCCCGGCATCTTCGCGGGCGCGCTCCAGGTCCGGGCCTCCCGGATCACCGAGGGCATGAAGATCGCCGCGGCGAACGCGCTGGCCGACGTGGTCGGCGACGAGCTGGCCGCGGACTACGTCATCCCGTCGCCGTTCGACGAGCGGGTGGCCCCCGCGGTGACGGCCGCGGTCGCCGCCGCCGCTCGGGCCGAGGGCGTCGCCCGGCGCTGA
- a CDS encoding Rrf2 family transcriptional regulator has protein sequence MRLTRFTDVALRVLMRLAVVENGEPPTTREVAATMRVPYTHAAKVVARLQHLGLVEARRGRGGGLALTGAGRTASVGGVVRELEGAGDVVECEGDTPCPLLAACRLRSALRRAQEAFFAELDPLTVTELVASPTGPLLVGLGTGRPDTG, from the coding sequence ATGCGGCTGACGAGATTCACCGACGTGGCGCTGCGCGTGCTGATGCGCCTCGCCGTCGTGGAGAACGGCGAACCGCCGACCACCCGGGAGGTGGCGGCGACCATGCGCGTGCCGTACACCCACGCCGCCAAGGTGGTCGCCCGGCTCCAGCACCTCGGCTTGGTCGAGGCCCGCCGGGGACGCGGCGGCGGACTCGCCCTCACGGGGGCCGGCCGCACCGCCTCGGTCGGCGGCGTCGTCCGCGAACTCGAAGGCGCGGGCGACGTGGTGGAGTGCGAGGGGGACACCCCCTGCCCACTGCTCGCCGCCTGCCGGCTGCGCAGCGCCCTGCGCCGGGCGCAGGAGGCGTTCTTCGCGGAGCTGGACCCGCTCACCGTCACCGAACTCGTCGCCTCACCCACCGGGCCCCTGCTCGTCGGGCTCGGCACCGGCCGCCCGGACACCGGCTGA
- a CDS encoding tectonin domain-containing protein, with protein sequence MSAGSRSNVWGVNSEARIYRFTNDDASPWHNVPGGLTDISAAADGTVWGVNANAEIYRYIGDQGSGSHWKKIAGGLVKISAGSRSNVWGVNSEGKIYRFTNDDASPWHNVPGGLTDISAAADGTVWGVNANAEIYRYIGDQP encoded by the coding sequence ATCTCGGCGGGGTCGCGCTCCAACGTCTGGGGCGTCAACTCGGAAGCGCGAATCTACCGGTTCACCAACGACGACGCCTCTCCGTGGCACAACGTCCCCGGCGGGCTGACGGACATCAGCGCGGCCGCCGACGGCACCGTCTGGGGTGTCAACGCCAACGCGGAGATCTACCGCTACATCGGCGACCAGGGCTCCGGCAGTCACTGGAAGAAGATCGCCGGTGGTCTGGTGAAGATCTCGGCGGGGTCGCGCTCCAACGTCTGGGGCGTCAATTCCGAGGGGAAGATCTACCGGTTCACCAACGATGACGCCTCTCCGTGGCACAACGTCCCCGGCGGGCTGACCGACATCAGCGCGGCCGCCGACGGCACCGTCTGGGGCGTCAACGCCAACGCCGAGATCTACCGCTACATCGGCGACCAGCCGTGA
- a CDS encoding ABC transporter substrate-binding protein has protein sequence MTARTNRCTPVTSRLAAVGSLAVAGALILTGCGDQTDSAGSKDVTTSAAATAPAAPLADLLPQEIRDKGEIKVGSDIAYPPVEFKGEDGKTIGIDPDLADALGKQLGVKFTFENGTFDTLLTGLRSGRYDLAMSAMTDTKNRQDGVDPETKKKVGTGVDFVDYFTAGVSIYTKKGDDQGISTWSDLCGKKMVVQRGTVSHDLAKAESAKCGSKGKISIEAFDNDLEAQTRLRAGGADAGSSDFPVAAYAVKTSGGGKDFQLVGEQVEAAPYGIAVAKGNDQLTKAIQSALDAIIKNGEYQKVITKWGVDAGAVTEAKLNGGV, from the coding sequence ATGACCGCTCGCACCAACCGCTGTACGCCCGTCACGTCCCGTCTCGCGGCGGTGGGCTCCCTCGCGGTGGCCGGCGCGCTGATCCTGACCGGCTGCGGTGACCAGACCGACAGCGCCGGATCGAAGGACGTGACCACCTCCGCGGCCGCGACGGCCCCGGCCGCCCCGCTCGCCGACCTCCTGCCCCAGGAGATCCGCGACAAGGGGGAGATCAAGGTCGGCTCGGACATCGCCTACCCGCCGGTCGAGTTCAAGGGCGAGGACGGCAAGACCATCGGCATCGACCCCGACCTCGCCGACGCCCTGGGCAAGCAGCTCGGGGTGAAGTTCACCTTCGAGAACGGCACCTTCGACACGCTGCTCACCGGCCTGCGCTCGGGCCGCTACGACCTGGCCATGTCGGCCATGACCGACACCAAGAACCGTCAGGACGGTGTCGACCCCGAGACGAAGAAGAAGGTCGGCACGGGCGTCGACTTCGTCGACTACTTCACCGCCGGTGTCTCCATCTACACCAAGAAGGGCGACGACCAGGGCATCAGTACCTGGTCCGACCTCTGCGGCAAGAAGATGGTCGTCCAGCGCGGCACGGTCTCCCACGACCTCGCCAAGGCCGAGAGCGCCAAGTGCGGCAGCAAGGGCAAGATCTCCATCGAGGCCTTCGACAACGACCTGGAGGCCCAGACCCGGCTGCGCGCCGGCGGCGCCGACGCCGGCTCCTCCGACTTCCCGGTCGCCGCCTACGCGGTCAAGACCTCGGGCGGCGGCAAGGACTTCCAGCTCGTCGGCGAGCAGGTCGAGGCCGCCCCGTACGGCATCGCCGTCGCCAAGGGCAACGACCAGCTCACCAAGGCCATCCAGTCGGCCCTGGACGCGATCATCAAGAACGGCGAGTACCAGAAGGTCATCACCAAGTGGGGCGTCGACGCGGGCGCGGTCACCGAGGCCAAGCTCAACGGCGGGGTCTGA
- a CDS encoding globin domain-containing protein has protein sequence MLSEPSTATVRATLPAVGAAIGDIADLFYRKLFAAHPELLRDLFNRGNQAAATQQRALAGSIAAFATMLVEHPDARPDVMLSRIAHKHASLGVTAAQYEVVHTHLFAAIAEVLGDAVTPEVAAAWDEVYWLMANALIAVEDRLYAERGVAAGQVWQEWEVAGRTEETADVATFRLHPADGSPAPAFRPGQYVSVQVELPDGAHQIRQYSLSGAPGSPLRSITVKRVHGGDGPDGEVSAHLHAHVRPGDRLRVSLPYGDLTLGSTGTATDAPLLLASAGIGCTPMLSLLEHLTATGHHGPVTVVHGDRSPADHALRLDHARLTAGLAGGAAHFWYERPEAGHPAERTGRVDLSGLTVAPGTHAYLCGPLPFMRAVRTQLLAKGVPAADIHYEVFGPDLWLAQD, from the coding sequence ATGCTCTCCGAGCCGTCGACCGCCACCGTCCGCGCCACCCTCCCCGCCGTCGGGGCCGCCATCGGGGACATCGCCGACCTCTTCTACCGGAAGCTCTTCGCCGCCCACCCCGAACTCCTCCGGGACCTCTTCAACCGGGGCAACCAGGCCGCCGCCACCCAGCAGCGCGCCCTCGCCGGCTCGATCGCCGCCTTCGCGACGATGCTGGTCGAGCACCCGGACGCCCGCCCCGACGTGATGCTGAGCCGGATCGCCCACAAGCACGCCTCCCTCGGCGTCACGGCCGCGCAGTACGAGGTGGTGCACACCCACCTCTTCGCCGCCATCGCCGAGGTGCTGGGCGACGCGGTCACCCCGGAGGTCGCCGCCGCCTGGGACGAGGTCTACTGGCTGATGGCCAACGCCCTGATCGCCGTGGAGGACCGCCTCTACGCGGAGCGGGGCGTCGCCGCGGGCCAGGTCTGGCAGGAGTGGGAGGTGGCCGGGCGCACCGAGGAGACCGCCGACGTCGCCACCTTCCGGCTCCACCCCGCGGACGGCTCCCCGGCCCCCGCCTTCCGGCCCGGCCAGTACGTCTCCGTACAGGTCGAACTCCCGGACGGCGCCCACCAGATACGCCAGTACAGCCTCTCCGGCGCCCCCGGCTCCCCGCTGCGCTCGATCACCGTCAAGCGGGTCCACGGCGGCGACGGTCCGGACGGGGAGGTCTCGGCCCACCTGCACGCCCACGTGCGCCCCGGCGACCGGCTGCGCGTCTCGCTGCCGTACGGCGACCTGACCCTCGGCTCCACCGGTACGGCCACCGACGCCCCGCTGCTGCTCGCCTCGGCCGGGATCGGCTGCACCCCGATGCTGTCGCTCCTGGAGCACCTCACGGCCACCGGCCACCACGGCCCGGTCACGGTGGTGCACGGCGACCGCTCCCCCGCCGACCACGCCCTGCGGCTCGACCACGCCCGGCTGACCGCCGGACTCGCGGGCGGCGCCGCCCACTTCTGGTACGAGCGCCCCGAGGCCGGCCACCCCGCCGAGCGCACCGGACGGGTCGACCTGAGCGGCCTGACCGTCGCCCCCGGCACCCACGCCTATCTCTGCGGCCCGCTGCCCTTCATGCGCGCGGTACGCACGCAGCTGCTGGCCAAGGGCGTACCGGCGGCGGACATCCACTACGAGGTGTTCGGTCCGGACCTCTGGCTCGCCCAGGACTGA
- a CDS encoding Na+/H+ antiporter, with translation MDALPLVALVAASAAVAGAARRTPVPAPLLLVAVGLLAAYLPGVPPYTLDAHIVLPLLLPPLLYTAAVDSSYLDLRANVRPVALLSVGYVLFATLAVGWLAYLLVPDLPLPAALVLGAVVAPPDAVTAAAIARRVGLPARVTTILQGESLVNDATAITAYKVALAAAVGAGMSWGEGVWEFLLASVGGILVGLLLMVPLHWLRTHLKEALLQNTLSLLIPFVAYAAAERVHASGVLAVVVVALYLGHRSWQVDFATRLQEAAVWKMVAFVLESAVFALIGLQMPFVLKGLGTYAVWDAVRYAVAVFVAVVVVRFLWVYPSTYLPRLLSSRIRVREPETNWTSPLIVGWAGMRGVVSLAIAFSIPAFTDDGEHFPARNLVLFLTFTTVIGTLVIQGLSLPLLVRVLKLPGPDPQAQTLAEAQAQSEASTAAERRLDELLSDEHNSLPDPLADRLRTVMERRRNAVWERLGAANPLTGESADDTYRRLSRDMIEAEREVFVRLRDDRRIDDEMLRTLLRRLDLEEAAAYRESDAE, from the coding sequence ATGGACGCATTGCCCCTGGTCGCACTGGTCGCGGCCAGTGCGGCGGTAGCCGGAGCCGCGCGGCGCACCCCCGTGCCCGCGCCGCTGCTGCTGGTAGCCGTAGGACTTCTGGCCGCCTACCTGCCGGGTGTGCCCCCGTACACGCTCGACGCGCACATCGTGCTGCCGCTGCTGCTGCCGCCCCTGCTGTACACCGCCGCCGTGGACAGCTCCTACCTGGACCTGCGGGCCAACGTCCGGCCCGTCGCGCTGCTCTCGGTCGGCTACGTCCTCTTCGCGACGCTCGCGGTCGGCTGGCTCGCCTATCTCCTCGTGCCCGACCTGCCGTTGCCCGCCGCGCTGGTGCTCGGCGCGGTCGTCGCCCCGCCCGACGCCGTGACCGCCGCCGCCATCGCCCGCCGGGTCGGCCTCCCCGCCCGGGTCACCACCATCCTCCAGGGCGAGTCCCTGGTGAACGACGCCACCGCGATCACCGCGTACAAGGTGGCCCTGGCCGCCGCCGTGGGCGCGGGGATGAGCTGGGGCGAGGGGGTGTGGGAGTTCCTCCTCGCCTCGGTCGGCGGCATCCTGGTCGGCCTGCTGCTGATGGTCCCGCTGCACTGGCTGCGCACCCACCTCAAGGAGGCGCTGCTCCAGAACACCCTCTCCCTGCTGATCCCGTTCGTGGCGTACGCGGCGGCCGAGCGGGTGCACGCCTCCGGAGTGCTCGCGGTGGTCGTCGTCGCCCTGTACCTCGGACACCGTTCCTGGCAGGTCGACTTCGCCACCCGGCTCCAGGAGGCCGCCGTCTGGAAGATGGTCGCCTTCGTGCTGGAGTCGGCCGTGTTCGCCCTGATCGGGCTCCAGATGCCCTTCGTACTGAAAGGGCTCGGCACCTACGCGGTGTGGGACGCCGTGCGGTACGCCGTCGCCGTCTTCGTCGCCGTCGTCGTGGTCCGCTTCCTCTGGGTCTACCCCTCCACCTACCTGCCCCGCCTGCTCTCCTCCCGCATCCGCGTACGCGAGCCGGAGACCAACTGGACCTCACCGCTGATCGTCGGCTGGGCCGGGATGCGTGGGGTCGTCTCGCTCGCCATCGCCTTCTCCATCCCGGCGTTCACCGACGACGGCGAGCACTTCCCCGCCCGCAACCTGGTGCTCTTCCTGACCTTCACCACCGTCATCGGCACTCTCGTCATCCAGGGCCTCTCCCTGCCGCTGCTGGTGCGCGTGCTGAAGCTGCCCGGCCCCGACCCGCAGGCCCAGACCCTCGCCGAGGCCCAGGCCCAGAGCGAGGCGTCCACGGCGGCCGAGCGACGGCTGGACGAACTGCTCTCCGACGAGCACAACAGCCTCCCCGACCCCCTCGCCGACCGGCTGCGCACGGTCATGGAGCGCCGCCGCAACGCCGTCTGGGAACGCCTCGGCGCCGCCAACCCGCTCACCGGCGAGTCCGCCGACGACACCTACCGCCGGCTCTCCCGCGACATGATCGAGGCCGAGCGCGAGGTCTTCGTACGCCTCCGCGACGACCGCCGCATCGACGACGAGATGCTGCGCACCCTGCTGCGCCGCCTCGACCTCGAAGAGGCAGCCGCCTACCGGGAGTCGGACGCGGAGTGA
- a CDS encoding family 2 encapsulin nanocompartment cargo protein polyprenyl transferase, translated as MTSTDAATEGHEAAALLERTRAVVDPHLRAAVASLPGGMRRVAMYHFGWADAEGDEGSPAPGPAGKAIRPALVLAAARALGGDPERAVRAAVAVELVHNFTLLHDDVIDEDTTRRHRPTAWAVFGVPDAVITGDAMLALALRILADDDHPASAPASARLTACVIELCAGQQADCAFEGRGPREVTLDECLTMAMAKTGALLGCACAVGALYAGASERSVGAMDGFGRESGLSFQLIDDLIGIWGDPSRTGKPVGADLTAHKKSLPVVAALTSGNPAAADLAALYEGPLVTPDEVRGAADAVERAGGRDWAQVTAADRMARAVHHLSRAVPDPAAAGDLLSLAEFVTRRSH; from the coding sequence ATGACGAGTACGGACGCCGCGACCGAAGGCCACGAGGCCGCGGCGCTCCTGGAACGGACCCGGGCCGTCGTCGACCCGCATCTGCGTGCCGCGGTGGCGTCGTTGCCCGGCGGGATGCGCCGGGTGGCGATGTACCACTTCGGCTGGGCGGACGCCGAGGGCGACGAGGGGAGCCCCGCCCCCGGCCCGGCCGGCAAGGCCATCAGACCCGCCCTGGTCCTCGCGGCGGCCCGCGCGCTGGGCGGCGACCCGGAACGCGCCGTGCGCGCGGCCGTGGCCGTGGAACTCGTGCACAACTTCACCCTGCTCCACGACGACGTCATCGACGAGGACACCACCCGCCGTCACCGGCCCACCGCCTGGGCGGTCTTCGGTGTCCCGGACGCCGTCATCACCGGCGACGCCATGCTGGCGCTCGCCCTGCGCATCCTCGCCGACGACGACCACCCCGCCTCCGCCCCCGCCTCGGCGCGGCTCACCGCCTGCGTCATCGAACTCTGCGCCGGCCAGCAGGCCGACTGCGCCTTCGAGGGACGCGGCCCCCGGGAGGTCACCCTCGACGAGTGCCTCACCATGGCCATGGCCAAGACCGGCGCACTGCTCGGCTGCGCGTGCGCCGTGGGCGCCCTCTACGCCGGCGCGTCGGAGCGTTCCGTCGGCGCGATGGACGGCTTCGGCCGGGAGTCCGGGCTCTCCTTCCAGCTCATCGACGACCTGATCGGCATCTGGGGCGATCCGTCGCGCACCGGCAAACCGGTCGGCGCCGACCTCACCGCCCACAAGAAGTCCCTGCCCGTGGTGGCCGCGCTGACCTCGGGCAACCCGGCCGCCGCCGACCTCGCCGCGCTCTACGAAGGCCCCCTCGTCACACCCGACGAGGTGCGCGGGGCCGCCGACGCGGTCGAGCGGGCCGGCGGACGCGACTGGGCGCAGGTCACCGCGGCCGACCGGATGGCCCGGGCGGTCCACCACCTCTCCCGCGCCGTGCCCGACCCGGCGGCGGCAGGGGACCTGCTCTCCCTCGCGGAGTTCGTCACCCGCCGCAGCCACTGA
- a CDS encoding 1-aminocyclopropane-1-carboxylate deaminase/D-cysteine desulfhydrase, translated as MLRPRLPSPLVEAADERFGRHGVTLLLKRDDLIHPDLPGNKWRKLAPNLADGDGRPVMTFGGAYSNHLRATAAAGRLLGFATIGVVRGDELADRPLNPSLARCAADGMRLHFVDRGTYRAKDDPRVLAGLLDRFGDARVIPEGGSNARAAQGCTELGRELRGRTGIAAVACGTGGTLAGLAAGLAPGQRALGVAVLRGGFLADAVRDLQREAFGGPAGNWSVEDRFAFGGYARTTPELHAFAEDFEDRHGLPVERIYVAKLLYALTALAGEGAFAPGTRVTAVITGRPEPAAEGPGAARPGPDRAPSGRPAPGHSASDSR; from the coding sequence GTGCTGCGTCCCCGGCTGCCCTCGCCGCTGGTGGAGGCGGCCGACGAGCGGTTCGGGCGTCACGGGGTGACGTTGCTGCTCAAGCGGGACGACCTGATCCACCCGGACCTGCCGGGAAACAAGTGGCGCAAGCTGGCGCCCAATCTCGCGGACGGCGACGGGCGCCCGGTCATGACCTTCGGCGGGGCGTACTCGAACCATCTGCGGGCGACCGCCGCCGCCGGACGGCTGCTGGGGTTCGCCACCATCGGGGTCGTACGCGGGGACGAGCTGGCGGACCGGCCGCTGAACCCCTCGCTGGCCCGGTGCGCGGCCGACGGGATGCGGCTGCACTTCGTGGACCGGGGGACGTACCGCGCGAAAGACGATCCCCGGGTGCTGGCGGGGCTGCTCGACCGCTTCGGGGACGCCAGGGTCATTCCGGAGGGCGGCAGCAACGCCCGGGCGGCACAGGGCTGTACGGAGCTCGGGCGCGAGCTGCGGGGGCGTACCGGGATCGCGGCGGTGGCCTGCGGGACCGGCGGGACCCTGGCGGGGCTCGCGGCCGGACTGGCCCCCGGCCAACGGGCCCTGGGCGTCGCGGTGCTGCGCGGCGGCTTCCTCGCCGACGCCGTACGCGACCTCCAGCGCGAGGCGTTCGGCGGCCCGGCCGGGAACTGGTCGGTGGAGGACCGCTTCGCCTTCGGCGGCTACGCCCGTACCACGCCGGAACTCCACGCGTTCGCCGAGGACTTCGAGGACCGGCACGGGCTGCCGGTGGAGCGGATCTACGTGGCGAAGCTGCTGTACGCGCTGACCGCCCTGGCCGGGGAGGGGGCGTTCGCCCCGGGCACCCGGGTGACCGCGGTGATCACCGGGCGCCCGGAACCGGCCGCGGAAGGGCCCGGCGCGGCCCGGCCGGGCCCCGACCGGGCTCCGTCCGGCCGGCCCGCCCCGGGTCACTCCGCGTCCGACTCCCGGTAG